From Anopheles funestus chromosome 3RL, idAnoFuneDA-416_04, whole genome shotgun sequence, a single genomic window includes:
- the LOC125767604 gene encoding uncharacterized protein LOC125767604 isoform X3 produces the protein MRCQYLLVVTVALCVLTVNSSPAVKPDLPKAQDPLFNKMLAESTRIVPDAHDPHYNKMLPDLDENLIDTDSDDDDEEDDDILPKKAADLNPMYAQKGKQVKPEVSTIGSVPINKVKINEDIDSYEEVLLKGNGKNVNPSKTTTSKPTTKTEDEDTSDEYDDDESDEKIDFSGVDKVLAQPLKPVPAEKSTKSSATSTTVKPKSTTAGKQNVDQQNVRDQYDEDDDDDEYDYIEYNYDVDDDDDEDNDDDDDDGDDEDTEKLPIKMRKKKPGNNVNNEAKKKTRPVKKIKDQNKTNKGNDEYYYYDDDDDDDDYNVESSNSTYCPRGCICERNMHAYMVATCSRLDLETQKFTSHITDLQVLDVGPKYPIELGPEFFKKIGLSHVVSIKITNCTIVYISPQAFAGLDELYSVNLTNSGIDIIHPDTFANNTKLRLLTLSGNDLSAMQSVNHNTPYMDYMLKAPTVEELDISRCKLQELQPNAFNELKNIIYINLSENNLSNLPEGIFDNVETIEELDLSMNNIAELPKNIFTKTSLAILHLKHNKISNNVKFVTADLQKLDVSFCQIRTINNQMFKGMEGLTNLILKGNHIEQIKPMAFVSLNSLRQIDLSYNNLEQISAQTFIANRMLDIIRINNNPRLKRLPNEGFESSYNGTFNVYFMDISNCDISELADNTFKTMPQLTRLNLAWNNLQTIRPPVMAHLSKLMDLDLSNNMITELDEKTFQNNRNLNSLNLSGNQMSSLASKIFHPLQYLSELDISDCDLRTIWDDSSVKAKREEVLPNLKRLNASYNEIAEVFVSDLETMAKLRVLDIRNNSLSCNERLPTLIDWLQKKQVREISMADTAQDHVTHAEMSVLRTDNSATLKQWGQFAWEICQGGNGDPDNTLSYSETEEDYDDEDDEDTEDADADVMAEANAKSNKIVDSKNELDEYSNESVDNDSDDNEDADSEDEDDDDDEDDDDEEDDVQERENILDAANGIQRIEQDILTGKHSTNDEDDEDDGEYEDDNEGTNVDEVVILENASMFALSTVALMVGCIVIGSLIMVMLVARIVALIFKRRGERYRQALLASKNSFVYQKLTEDIVTPNNPKVHRYEPINQV, from the exons ATGAGATGCCAGTACCTACTGGTGGTCACGGTAGCACTATGTGTGCTTACCGTGAACTCCAGTCCGGCCGTCAAGCCGGACCTGCCGAAGGCGCAGGATCCACTGTTCAATAAAATGCTTGCCGAAAGCACCCGCATCGTACCGGATGCACACGATCCACACTACAACAAGATGCTGCCGGATTTGGACGAAAATCTAATCGACACCGACagcgatgatgacgacgaggaGGACGATGATATTCTACCGAAAAAGGCAGCCGATTTGAATCCAATGTATgcacaaaaaggcaaacaagtTAAGCCAGAAGTGTCAACCATTG GTTCGGTGCCTATCAACAAGGTAAAAATCAACGAAGATATCGACAGTTACGAGGAGGTACTACTGAAGGGTAACGGCAAGAACGTG AATCCTTCCAAAACTACCACCTCTAAACCTACCACCAAAACGGAAGACGAAGACACTTCCGATGagtacgatgatgatgaatcgGACGAAAAGATCGATTTCTCCGGTGTAGACAAAGTTCTGGCACAACCACTT AAACCGGTACCAGCAGAGAAGTCGACCAAATCGTCAGCAACGAGCACGACCGTGAAACCGAAGAGTACCACCGCTGGCAAGCAGAATGTCGACCAGCAAAATGTTCGTGACCAGTATGATgaagatgacgacgatgacgagTATGACTATATTGAGTACAACTATGACgtcgacgatgacgatgatgaggataatgatgatgatgacgatgatggtgatgatgaggaCACGGAAAAATTGCCGATAAAGATGCGAAAGAAGAAGCCTGGTAACAACGTTAACAAcgaagccaagaagaaaacgagACCAGTTAAGAAGATAAAGGATCAGAACAAGACCAACAAGGGT AATGATGAATATTATTActacgacgatgatgatgacgatgatgactaTAACGTGGAGTCGTCAAACAGTACATACTGTCCACGGGGATGTATCTGCGAGCGCAACATGCATGCATACATGGTTGCCACGTGCAGTCGTTTGGATTTGGAAACCCAAAAGTTCACCTCACACATCACCGATCTGCAGGTGTTGGACGTAGGACCCAAGTACCCGATCGAACTGGGACCGGAGTTCTTCAAAAAGATTGGTCTCAGCCACGTCGTCTCGATCAAAATCACCAACTGCACGATCGTTTACATAAGCCCGCAAGCATTTGCCGGTCTGGACGAGCTGTACTCCGTTAATTTGACCAATTCGGGCATTGATATTATCCATCCGGATACTTTCGCGAACAACACGAAGCTGCGATTGCTGACACTGTCGGGCAACGATTTGAGCGCTATGCAAAGCGTGAATCATAACACTCCGTACATGGACTACATGCTAAAGGCACCGACCGTGGAAGAGCTGGACATTTCGCGCTGCAAGCTGCAGGAACTCCAGCCGAACGCGTTCAATGAGCTTAAGAACATTATCTACATCAACCTGTCGGAGAATAACCTGAGCAACCTGCCGGAAGGAATCTTCGATAACGTGGAAACCATCGAAGAGCTGGACCTTTCGATGAACAATATTGCCGAGCTGCCGAAGAACATCTTCACCAAGACGTCGCTAGCGATCCTGCACCTGAAACACAACAAGATCAGCAACAATGTAAAATTCGTAACGGCCGATCTTCAGAAGCTTGATGTGAGCTTCTGCCAGATTCGCACGATCAACAACCAAATGTTCAAGGGCATGGAGGGACTCACCAATCTGATCCTGAAGGGTAACCACATCGAACAGATCAAGCCGATGGCGTTCGTCTCGCTGAACAGCTTGCGTCAGATCGATCTGTCGTACAACAATTTGGAGCAAATATCCGCCCAAACCTTCATCGCAAACAGGATGCTGGATATCATCCGTATTAACAACAACCCGCGACTGAAGCGTCTACCGAACGAAGGCTTCGAAAGCTCGTACAATGGTACGTTCAACGTGTATTTCATGGACATTTCGAACTGCGATATTTCTGAGCTGGCGGATAACACGTTCAAGACGATGCCACAGCTGACGCGACTGAATTTGGCGTGGAACAATCTGCAAACCATTCGGCCCCCGGTTATGGCTCATCTCAGCAAGCTGATGGATTTGGATCTGAGCAACAACATGATCACGGAGTTGGATGAGAAGACATTCCAGAACAATCGCAATCTTAACAGC TTGAACCTGTCCGGTAATCAAATGTCTAGCCTTGCTAGCAAGATATTCCACCCGCTGCAGTATCTCAGCGAGTTGGACATCAGTGATTGCGATCTGCGCACCATCTGGGACGATTCGTCAGTCAAGGCGAAGCGCGAGGAAGTACTTCCGAACCTGAAGCGTCTGAATGCATCGTACAACGAGATCGCGGAGGTGTTTGTATCGGATCTGGAAACGATGGCTAAACTGCGCGTACTAGACATCCGTAACAACTCACTGAGCTGCAACGAACGGTTGCCAACGCTAATCGATTGGCTGCAAAAGAAGCAGGTAAGAGAG ATCTCGATGGCCGATACCGCACAAGATCATGTGACACACGCTGAGATGAGTGTTCTGCGCACGGACAACTCGGCCACACTGAAGCAGTGGGGACAATTTGCCTGGGAAATCTGCCAGGGCGGTAACGGTGATCCAGATAATACGCTCTCGTACAGTGAAACGGAGGAAGATtacgatgatgaggatgatgaagaCACCGAGGACGCGGACGCTGATGTGATGGCGGAAGCGAACGCCAAATCAAACAAGATCGTAGATAGCAAGAACGAGTTGGATGAATACTCGAACGAATCGGTAGATAATGATAGCGATGATAATGAGGATGCGGATAGCgaagatgaagatgacgatgatgacgaagatgacgatgatgaggagGACGACGTGCAGGAGCGTGAAAACATCCTTGATGCCGCCAACGGTATCCAGAGGATCGAACAGGATATTCTCACCGGCAAGCATAGCACCAACGATGAGGACGATGAGGACGATGGTGAATACGAGGATGATAACGAGGGCACAAACGTGGATGAAGTCGTCATATTGGAGAACGCGTCCATGTTCGCTCTTTCCACTGTCGCACTGATGGTTGGTTGTATCGTAATCGGCAGTTTGATAATGGTGATGTTGGTGGCTAGAATCGTTGCCCTGATCTTCAAACGACGCGGAGAACGCTACCGTCAGGCATTGCTTGCATCGAAGAACTCGTTCGTCTACCAAAAGCTGACGGAAGATATTGTTACACCGAATAACCCGAAGGTCCATCGGTACGAACCGATCAACCAGGTGTAA